The Octadecabacter arcticus 238 genome contains a region encoding:
- a CDS encoding helix-turn-helix domain-containing protein has product MLQNINKRARALLFRTRLREAMTTQNATQSGLARAIGVDRSTVSQLLKGDGARLPNAQIVAGCAYALGVSADWLLGLTARPELAADLIAASFEVTKAPRALVDEQVFAWHQEAEGYKIRHVPAGLPDMMKLPDLLRWEYGPQLGRSTEQAIGASEDRLRWMRAAKSDYEIALPIYELTSFASGTGYYEGVPADLRAAQLDHFATLQTDLYPTLRLHAFDARRLFSASMTVFGPLLAVLYMGQNYLAFRDTERVQLMTRHFDTLVREASVTPRDLPDYIRTLKAKYL; this is encoded by the coding sequence ATGTTGCAAAATATCAACAAACGCGCTCGCGCCCTGCTGTTTCGAACCCGTCTGCGGGAGGCAATGACAACACAGAACGCCACGCAATCGGGCCTCGCGCGCGCCATTGGCGTCGATCGATCAACCGTATCGCAACTGCTGAAAGGGGACGGCGCGCGGCTGCCCAACGCACAGATCGTGGCGGGATGCGCCTACGCGCTTGGGGTGTCAGCCGATTGGTTGCTTGGCCTGACCGCGCGACCCGAACTGGCGGCCGATTTGATTGCCGCATCGTTTGAAGTCACCAAAGCGCCCCGCGCGCTGGTCGATGAGCAAGTATTTGCTTGGCATCAAGAGGCAGAGGGTTACAAAATCCGTCACGTCCCTGCCGGCCTGCCTGACATGATGAAATTGCCCGACCTGTTGCGCTGGGAATACGGGCCGCAATTGGGCCGCTCGACTGAACAGGCAATCGGCGCATCTGAGGACCGGTTGCGCTGGATGCGGGCGGCGAAATCGGACTACGAAATCGCGTTGCCGATCTATGAACTTACCAGTTTTGCGTCCGGCACAGGCTATTACGAAGGCGTTCCGGCCGATTTACGAGCAGCGCAGCTGGACCATTTCGCCACACTTCAAACCGATCTTTACCCGACGCTGCGCTTGCATGCTTTTGATGCACGCCGCCTGTTTTCCGCGTCAATGACAGTGTTCGGGCCCTTGCTGGCGGTGTTGTATATGGGGCAAAACTATCTGGCCTTTCGCGACACCGAACGGGTGCAATTGATGACTCGCCATTTTGACACGCTGGTGCGCGAAGCATCCGTCACGCCACGTGATTTGCCAGACTACATTCGAACCTTAAAAGCAAAATACCTCTGA
- a CDS encoding DUF2061 domain-containing protein, with product MDTRKRTLVKAIIWNLIGLIVMLTVGFIATGSFIVGGAMAVVNASIGLSSYVLYERVWDRVHWGRNV from the coding sequence ATGGACACGCGCAAACGCACACTCGTCAAAGCCATTATCTGGAACCTGATCGGGCTTATCGTGATGCTGACGGTTGGTTTCATCGCGACGGGTTCTTTTATTGTTGGGGGTGCAATGGCGGTGGTGAATGCGTCGATTGGCCTGTCGAGTTATGTGCTTTATGAACGGGTTTGGGATCGGGTGCATTGGGGTCGCAATGTCTGA